TGACTGCCAAGCAGATCTATCGGGCGATTCTCCAGAGCGCCTGATTTCCATGCTATGCGCTGCTCAGTTTCTGCTATGCTCAGTCTCCGCACAATTAATAAGCAACAAGAAAGGTATGCAGTATGAGTCTTGAAGCTAGAGTCAAAGCGCTTGAAGAGAACCATGTTCATTGGGATCAGGTACTTACCGGTGTTGAAGGTACTATCGCACTTATCTTAAATGAGCAACGAGACAAATTTAAGAAAGTTGATCAGCACCTTAAACAGCAAGATCGACGGCTGGACAAAATAGAAGAACTACTTATCCAGATCGTTAATAACCTTGCTTCCAGATAACTTGCGCTTGACAACGGTTCCCACCGGGAGCCTTACGCTATTTGACTGAATCAATTTCAACTTCAGTCAAATAACGCCACTCACCGGGAGCCAGCTTTTCGTCCAGCTCTATCTGACCAACCCGTTCCCGGTGCAGCCCCACTACTTTGTTACCCAGTGCAGCAAACATTCGCTTAACCTGATGGTACTTACCCTCGGTAATGGTAAGCAGCACTTCAGTGGGCGACAGTATTTCCAGCGTTGACGGTTTGGTAACGGCTTTTTCGTTACGCAGCTCAACGCCTTTGGCGAAAGCTTCAATAGCGCTGTCCTGAATGGGGTCCGCTAATTCCACACGATAACGTTTACCGCATACTTTTTTGGGCGACATCAGTTTATGCGACCACTGCCCATCGTCAGTGATCAGCAACAGGCCGGTGGTATCCACATCCAGTCGCCCGGCAATGTGCAGGGTGCTGACTTTATCAATATCCAGCAGGTTCAGGACAGAAGGGTAATCGTCGTCCGCGGTAGAGCTGATAAAGTCAACCGGCTTGTTCAGCATGATGTAGCGTGGGCCACGTAAAGACAGCAGGTTGCCTTCAATTCGCACTTCCGCCGCTTCCGGTACTTTGAAACTGCCGGTTTTGATCACCTTGCCATTGCAGGTGACTTCTCCGCCACGCAGCAGCCGTTTGGCTTCTGCCCGGCTGAGTTCAGTGCTTTCACACAAATATTTATCAAGGCGCATGGTTACTTCTGCTTTGTCGCCCAGTCCAGAAAGCTTTTGCGAGTCGCGCTGTCAGCTTCCATGTACCAGTATTTCAGCATGCGTTCAGCCATAACGTTTTCTTCCGGCGTATTGTTGTTGGCGCCGGAATAAACTGAGCTATCCTGTTGGGCATTGGCAAAGCCGTTGGCAAACTCATCCATCTGAACACCAGCCAGTTCCGGGAAGGCTGCTTCGTTATCGCTCAGGTTAAATTTGCGGACATCGGCAGCATAGTTGCGACCAATCTGAATACCACGGGAAGGCAGGGTCGCAATCTCAAAGGGAACGTCTTCCTGCTTTTCATTCACCACGGTGATTTTGCTGGCAGGGTCGCGGTTGATGGCATCAGCCTGTCGTCTGTTAATCAATCGTGGCGCTTCAATCATATAGTGATGACCGTCCAGCGGGTGAAAACTGATCACAAAAGGTCTGGAAGTAAATTGTTCAATATGATCACCAGAGCCGAGGGTTTCTTTCAGTTCAAAGACCACCTGGTGACGCTTTTTAGTCAGTTTGATGGAATCGCCCCGGTGCAGGTCAAGGTCTTTAGCAGCCTTGCCGTCAAGCACCAGTAGCTCTGCTTTGGCGGGCAGTTTGAGAGTGCTGTTCAGCTCGGCAAAGGCGGGCAAGCTTATTAATGTCAGGGTGAAAAACGGGAACAGCAGGGCTTGCAATGTACTGGCAGCTTTCTTAGTAGCTTGCGTAGCAACTCGCATGATAACAACCTTCATCAGTAAATATCCAAAGGAGGCACAAAATGCCGCAGAGATGCCGCAAAAGCAAGTGTGAATGTCTCTGCTGAGGGCTTTCAGGGCGTGAATTCTTGATGCTAACTACTTATACTTGCCGCACTTAACATTAACTAATCATACTTATGAACCAAACCGTAGAAACAGGCAACGTGACCGATATTAACGCAGATGTTGTGGTCATCGGTGGCGGTATCGCCGGGCTCTGGCTGTTTAATACCCTGAACAAACAGGGTTATAAGGCCCTGCTGCTGGAAGATGAAACCCTGGGAGGCGGACAGACGATCAAGTCCCAGGGCATTGTTCATGGCGGAACCAAGTACACACTGTCTGGCAATCTGACCAAGGCCGCGGATTGCATTGCCGGTATGCCCCAGCGCTGGCGCGATGCCCTGGCCGGAGAGGGGGATGTTGACCTGAGCGATGCGAAAGTGTTGTCTGAATACCACTATCTGTGGTCTCCGGGTGATATTGCGTCACGCATGACCTCCTTCTTTGCCAGCAAGGCGCTACGCGGACGTGTGAACCAGGTCAAAGAGCGTGAAAGTCTGCCAGCGATTTTCCGTAACGACAGTTTTCGTGGCACGGTTTATAAGCTGAACGAGATTGTTCTGGATATTCAGACGGTGGTAAAAAGTCTGGTCAGAGGGCTGGAGTCCCGCACTCTGAAGGTTGACTGGACCCCTGACAGTGGCGACTCACGTCTTGTGACGGATAATGGTGAGATTGCCTTTATTGAGCATACTCAGGGCAATGTGACCTATCGAATCCATGCCCGCAAATTTGTACTGACTGCCGGTGAAGGCGCACGTACCCTGATGGGACGCTGGGGCATCAGCGAACCAGAAATGCAGCTGCGTCCGTTGCACATGGTCATGGTGAAGCACACCCATCCTGATCCTCTTTATGCCCACTGCCTGGGTATCAAAACGGTGCCACGGATGACAGTGACCAGCCACCCGACAGAAGACGGCCAGTGGGTCTGGTATCTGGGCGGTGAGATTGCTGAAGATGGTGTAGAGCGTACGCCGGAAGAACAGATTCGTGTGGCGCGTCGGGAACTGGCAGATATCCTGCCCTGGGTAAACTTCGATAACGCCCAGTGGTCAACCTTGCGGGTTAATCGTGCAGAGCCTAAACAGTCCAGGTTGCTGCGTCCGGATGCCGCTTTCTGTCAATCGATGGGCAATGGCATTGTCACCTGGCCGACCAAGCTGGCGCTGGCTCCGAACCTTGCGGACGAAGTGGGTAACCTTCTTGGCGCAGACAGTATTCAACCTTCAGGCAATGAGGAATTTGCACTGCCAGCAAACCTGAAACACCCCCAAGTCTGTGAACAGTTCTGGAGCAAGCATTTTGACTGACCCCCTGTTACCAATCCGGCCTGTACCCGGTACTGACATTGCGGTGTCGCCTATTGGCTTTGGCACCGTCAAGCTGGGGCGGGACCAGCAGGTGAAATACCCGCAGGGATTTAAGATTCCTGACAATCAGGCGGCCAGCGATTTGCTGGCTCTGGCCCGGTCCCTGGGCATTAATCTGCTGGATACGGCACCCGCCTACGGCACCAGTGAAAAAAGACTGGGCAAACTGCTGAAAGGCCAGCGTCAGGACTGGGTGATTTGCAGCAAGGTGGGTGAAGAGTTTATTGAGGGTGAGTCCCGCTTTGACTTTTCACCGGAGTACATTCGGTTCAGTATTGAGCGCAGCCTTAAACGACTGAAGACCGATTACATTGATATGGTACTGGTTCATTCCAGTGGCGATGATATCAATATTATTCAGCAGTATGGTTGTCTCGAAGTGCTGGCCGACCTGAAGAAAGAAGGTCTGGTTCGTGCTACTGGAATGTCTACCAAAACAGTAGACGGCGGTATTCTGGCACTGGAACAATCCGATATTGCCATGGTGACTTATAACCTTAATGAACAGGCTGAAAAACCGGTTCTGGACTATGCCGAGAAACACGACAAAGGAATTTTAATTAAAAAGGCACTGGCCAGTGGGCATGCCTGTCTGGAAGGTGAGGACCCGGTTGAGAAAAGCATGGAGCTGGTGTTTGGTCACCCGGCGGTTGCTTCGGCGATTATCGGGACGATTAATCCAAAACACCTTCGGGAAAATGTTGAAACATGTGCCAGGGTTTTGAGGAAACAGTCCTGATCAGGAGGAAGCGGGAAGATAACCGGCCTTCCCGCTATGTGCCTAAGGAGCGCAGCATTCAATAACTTACCGGGCTTTTGGCTTTTGGCTTTTGGCTTTTGGCTGTTGGCTATTAGCTGCTCATAAAGCCAACAGCCAACAGCCAACAGCCAACAGCCAACCGCCAACCGCGGTATATTTTAATCTTCAGCTCCCCTAAGCCGTTTCTTTTACCGACTCATCAGTGCGGATTTTTTCAACAATAGCGGTCGTTGAACAGTTATCCAGAAACGCCAGCACTTTCACATCGCCACCATACTCGTAAACGATGTCGGCACCGACTACTTCGTCAATGCTGTAGTCTCCACCTTTTACCAGTACGTCGGGCTTAACCAGATGCAGCAGGTTTTCCGGGGTGTCTTCATTAAAGCTGACTACCCAGTCTACCGCTTCCAGGCCTGCCAGCACCGCCATACGACGGTCCTCGGTATTGATAGGCCTACCTTCGCCCTTCAGGCGCTTAACCGAGTTATCGCTGTTGATCGCCAGTACCAGGCGGTCGCCCTGTCTGCGAGCCTGTTCCAGATAGCCCACATGCCCGGCATGGATGATATCGAAACAGCCATTGGTAAAGACGATTTTTTCACCGTGGGCGCGGGCATCTTCAATGGCAATTATCAGCTGGTCAGTGGTGACAATGCCGCGTTCTGCGCCCAGCTCCCGGTTCACTTCACGACGCAGCTCGGGCATGCTGATGGTGGCCGTGCCCAGTTTGCCAACGACAATGCCTGCCGCAATGTTAGCAATAGCCGCCGCCTGGGGTAGCTCTGAACCGGCTGCCAGCGCTGCTGCCAGCGTTGAAATAACGGTGTCGCCAGCACCGGTTACATCAAACACTTCCCTGGCTCGTGCAGGCAGGTGAACTTCCTGACTGTCTTTACAGATCAGTGTCATGCCGTGTTCACTGCGGGTGATCAGCAGGGCTTCCAGCTCCAGTTCCTGCATCAGTTGCTGGCCTTTGTCGACCAGCTCCTGTTCGTCTTTGCAGTGACCGACTACCGTCTCAAACTCTTGCAGGTTGGGCGTAATCACAGAGGCTCCGCGATAACGCTTAAAGTCAGTACCTTTAGGGTCAACCAGAACCGGAATGTTGCGGGTGCGAGCCGTGCAAATCAGTTGCTGGTGGTTTTGCAGTGTGCCTTTGTTGTAGTCAGACAGTACCACGGCATCAATGTTATCCAGCAATGCGGCGGTTTTCTCTTCCAGAATATCGCTGCTCAGGCTGTGGAACGCTTCTTCACGGTCCAGACGAATCAGCTGCTGGTGCTGGCTGATAACCCGCAGTTTGGTGATGGTTCGAGTGTCTGGCATGCGGGCAAAGTCGCAGAACACCCCGGCTGCTTCGAGCCGGGTTTGCAGGGCATCAGCCGCTTCGTCATCACCGGTGGCTGCAATCAGCCATGCAGGCGCTCCGAGAGAGGCAATGTTCAGAGCAACGTTACCCGCGCCGCCCGGACGGTCTTCCTCCTGACCAATACGGACAACCGGTACTGGCGCTTCCGGAGAGATTCGTGAAG
Above is a genomic segment from Endozoicomonas euniceicola containing:
- the rsuA gene encoding 16S rRNA pseudouridine(516) synthase RsuA, whose translation is MRLDKYLCESTELSRAEAKRLLRGGEVTCNGKVIKTGSFKVPEAAEVRIEGNLLSLRGPRYIMLNKPVDFISSTADDDYPSVLNLLDIDKVSTLHIAGRLDVDTTGLLLITDDGQWSHKLMSPKKVCGKRYRVELADPIQDSAIEAFAKGVELRNEKAVTKPSTLEILSPTEVLLTITEGKYHQVKRMFAALGNKVVGLHRERVGQIELDEKLAPGEWRYLTEVEIDSVK
- a CDS encoding YccT family protein codes for the protein MRVATQATKKAASTLQALLFPFFTLTLISLPAFAELNSTLKLPAKAELLVLDGKAAKDLDLHRGDSIKLTKKRHQVVFELKETLGSGDHIEQFTSRPFVISFHPLDGHHYMIEAPRLINRRQADAINRDPASKITVVNEKQEDVPFEIATLPSRGIQIGRNYAADVRKFNLSDNEAAFPELAGVQMDEFANGFANAQQDSSVYSGANNNTPEENVMAERMLKYWYMEADSATRKSFLDWATKQK
- a CDS encoding NAD(P)/FAD-dependent oxidoreductase, whose amino-acid sequence is MNQTVETGNVTDINADVVVIGGGIAGLWLFNTLNKQGYKALLLEDETLGGGQTIKSQGIVHGGTKYTLSGNLTKAADCIAGMPQRWRDALAGEGDVDLSDAKVLSEYHYLWSPGDIASRMTSFFASKALRGRVNQVKERESLPAIFRNDSFRGTVYKLNEIVLDIQTVVKSLVRGLESRTLKVDWTPDSGDSRLVTDNGEIAFIEHTQGNVTYRIHARKFVLTAGEGARTLMGRWGISEPEMQLRPLHMVMVKHTHPDPLYAHCLGIKTVPRMTVTSHPTEDGQWVWYLGGEIAEDGVERTPEEQIRVARRELADILPWVNFDNAQWSTLRVNRAEPKQSRLLRPDAAFCQSMGNGIVTWPTKLALAPNLADEVGNLLGADSIQPSGNEEFALPANLKHPQVCEQFWSKHFD
- a CDS encoding aldo/keto reductase, whose translation is MTDPLLPIRPVPGTDIAVSPIGFGTVKLGRDQQVKYPQGFKIPDNQAASDLLALARSLGINLLDTAPAYGTSEKRLGKLLKGQRQDWVICSKVGEEFIEGESRFDFSPEYIRFSIERSLKRLKTDYIDMVLVHSSGDDINIIQQYGCLEVLADLKKEGLVRATGMSTKTVDGGILALEQSDIAMVTYNLNEQAEKPVLDYAEKHDKGILIKKALASGHACLEGEDPVEKSMELVFGHPAVASAIIGTINPKHLRENVETCARVLRKQS
- the hldE gene encoding bifunctional D-glycero-beta-D-manno-heptose-7-phosphate kinase/D-glycero-beta-D-manno-heptose 1-phosphate adenylyltransferase HldE, producing MKLTLPRFDQARVLVVGDVMLDRYWHGATSRISPEAPVPVVRIGQEEDRPGGAGNVALNIASLGAPAWLIAATGDDEAADALQTRLEAAGVFCDFARMPDTRTITKLRVISQHQQLIRLDREEAFHSLSSDILEEKTAALLDNIDAVVLSDYNKGTLQNHQQLICTARTRNIPVLVDPKGTDFKRYRGASVITPNLQEFETVVGHCKDEQELVDKGQQLMQELELEALLITRSEHGMTLICKDSQEVHLPARAREVFDVTGAGDTVISTLAAALAAGSELPQAAAIANIAAGIVVGKLGTATISMPELRREVNRELGAERGIVTTDQLIIAIEDARAHGEKIVFTNGCFDIIHAGHVGYLEQARRQGDRLVLAINSDNSVKRLKGEGRPINTEDRRMAVLAGLEAVDWVVSFNEDTPENLLHLVKPDVLVKGGDYSIDEVVGADIVYEYGGDVKVLAFLDNCSTTAIVEKIRTDESVKETA